From Phenylobacterium immobile (ATCC 35973), a single genomic window includes:
- the bioD gene encoding dethiobiotin synthase — MKIFVAGAHTDVGKTWFSCALIRTAIRQGLSVSAFKPVVSGLDPEDHAGSDPGRLLAALGRPGEDIATISPWRFAAPLAPPMAAALEGQTLPLAPMVEACRDALAEPVDLALVEGVGGLMSPIADDGLGLDLMMALAAPSFLVTGSYLGAISHALTALEVMRARGLPVAAVVASESGGPDHPDFIETVAAIARFAADTPVLAMARGSEDASEALAILWAKP, encoded by the coding sequence GTGAAGATTTTCGTCGCAGGCGCTCACACCGACGTGGGCAAGACATGGTTCTCCTGCGCCTTGATCCGCACGGCGATCCGCCAGGGCTTGAGCGTCAGCGCCTTCAAACCGGTTGTCAGCGGTCTGGACCCCGAAGACCACGCTGGCAGCGATCCCGGCCGACTGCTGGCCGCGCTCGGGCGACCGGGGGAGGACATTGCGACCATCTCGCCCTGGCGGTTCGCCGCCCCGCTGGCCCCACCGATGGCCGCGGCGCTGGAGGGACAGACCCTGCCCTTGGCGCCCATGGTCGAGGCCTGCCGCGACGCTCTGGCGGAGCCGGTCGATCTGGCCCTGGTCGAAGGTGTCGGCGGGCTGATGTCACCGATCGCCGACGATGGTCTGGGGCTGGACCTGATGATGGCGCTGGCCGCGCCGAGTTTCCTCGTGACGGGGAGCTACCTGGGTGCGATCAGCCATGCCCTGACCGCGCTGGAGGTGATGCGGGCGCGTGGGTTGCCCGTCGCGGCCGTGGTCGCGAGCGAGAGCGGCGGGCCTGACCATCCCGACTTTATCGAGACAGTGGCGGCCATCGCCCGGTTCGCCGCCGATACGCCGGTCCTGGCTATGGCGCGAGGCTCAGAAGACGCCAGCGAGGCCCTGGCGATCCTGTGGGCGAAACCCTAG
- the bioF gene encoding 8-amino-7-oxononanoate synthase: protein MTFLGPWGIDLPVIDTLTAFAQAKIDELEARSLLRRLKPGRRFDDIFIERDSQTLISFSCNDYLNLSHHPKVKAAAIAAVEAYGAGSGASRLVTGDHPIFAPLEARLAALKGADAACVFGSGYLANTGIIPTIIGPDDLILVDALAHACIWSGAKLSGAKALAFRHNDAEHLAELLTEHRGSATRALVATDGVFSMDGDIAPLDEISAVARAHDAWLLVDDAHGLGVVGDGAGVGRLFPQARIDLAMGTFSKAIGGYGAYVCATQPVIDLIKSRARTFVYTTGLPPASAAAALAALEIIESDPDLVARPLAKARRFTSALNLPEATSAIVPILLGESATALAAARDLESQGLLAVAIRPPTVPAGTARLRLAFSAGHPDEAIDRLAEAVRPWVSR from the coding sequence ATGACTTTCCTTGGCCCTTGGGGCATTGATCTGCCGGTGATCGACACCCTGACTGCATTCGCGCAAGCGAAAATCGACGAGCTGGAGGCCAGAAGCCTGCTGCGGCGGCTGAAGCCGGGCCGGCGGTTCGACGATATCTTCATCGAGCGCGACAGCCAGACGCTGATCTCGTTCTCCTGCAACGACTACCTGAACCTGTCGCACCATCCCAAGGTCAAGGCCGCCGCCATCGCCGCGGTGGAGGCCTATGGCGCAGGCTCCGGGGCCTCGCGGCTGGTGACCGGCGACCATCCGATCTTCGCTCCCCTGGAAGCCCGCCTTGCGGCGCTGAAGGGCGCCGACGCCGCCTGCGTCTTCGGGTCCGGCTATCTCGCCAACACCGGCATCATCCCGACGATCATCGGGCCGGACGACCTGATCCTGGTGGATGCGCTCGCGCACGCCTGCATCTGGAGCGGCGCAAAGCTATCCGGGGCCAAGGCGCTGGCCTTCCGCCACAACGACGCCGAGCACCTGGCCGAACTCCTGACCGAACATCGGGGGTCAGCGACGCGAGCGCTGGTGGCGACCGATGGCGTGTTCTCGATGGACGGCGACATCGCCCCGCTGGACGAGATCAGCGCGGTGGCCCGGGCCCACGACGCCTGGCTGCTGGTGGACGACGCCCATGGCCTGGGGGTCGTCGGCGACGGCGCCGGCGTGGGCCGGCTGTTTCCCCAGGCGCGCATCGACCTGGCGATGGGCACCTTCTCCAAGGCGATCGGCGGCTACGGCGCCTATGTCTGCGCGACCCAGCCGGTGATCGACCTCATCAAGTCCCGCGCCCGAACCTTCGTCTACACGACCGGCCTGCCGCCCGCGAGCGCGGCCGCGGCGCTGGCCGCCCTGGAGATCATCGAGAGCGACCCCGATCTGGTCGCCCGGCCGCTGGCCAAGGCGCGGCGGTTCACCAGCGCGCTCAACCTGCCGGAGGCGACGAGCGCCATCGTGCCGATCCTGCTGGGCGAGTCCGCGACCGCCCTGGCCGCCGCCCGCGACCTGGAATCGCAAGGGCTTCTGGCCGTGGCGATCCGCCCGCCGACCGTGCCCGCCGGCACCGCCCGCCTGCGCCTCGCCTTCAGCGCCGGTCATCCGGACGAGGCGATCGACCGGCTGGCGGAGGCGGTGCGGCCTTGGGTTTCGCGGTGA
- a CDS encoding ABC transporter ATP-binding protein, with protein MAPIIQITNLSKIYKGGFQALKSVNLDIERGEIFALLGPNGAGKTTLIGITCGIVNPTTGQVLADGHDIVRDYRAARAKIGLVPQELSTDAFETVWATVNFSRGLFGKPPNPAWCEKVLRDLSLWDKKDAKIMALSGGMKRRVMIAKALSHEPDILFLDEPTAGVDVDLRREMWEMVRGLRERGVTIILTTHYIEEAEEMADRIGVITHGELVLVEDKAVLMRKLGKKQLTLQLQAPLEAIPAGLEAYNLALAGDGHELVYTFDTAAEETGIAGLLRRLHDAGLDFKDLKTDQSSLEEIFVNLVRGAR; from the coding sequence GTGGCGCCGATCATCCAGATCACCAACCTGTCCAAGATCTACAAGGGCGGGTTCCAGGCGTTGAAGTCGGTGAACCTGGATATCGAGCGCGGCGAGATTTTCGCGCTTCTTGGCCCCAATGGCGCGGGCAAGACGACGCTGATCGGCATCACCTGCGGCATCGTCAATCCGACCACCGGCCAGGTGCTCGCCGACGGCCATGACATCGTCCGCGACTATCGCGCGGCGCGCGCGAAGATCGGCCTGGTGCCCCAGGAACTGTCGACCGACGCCTTTGAGACGGTGTGGGCGACGGTCAACTTCAGCCGCGGCCTGTTCGGCAAGCCGCCGAACCCGGCCTGGTGCGAGAAGGTGCTGCGCGACCTGTCCCTGTGGGACAAGAAGGACGCCAAGATCATGGCCCTCTCCGGCGGCATGAAGCGCCGGGTGATGATCGCCAAGGCGCTGAGCCACGAACCTGACATCCTGTTCCTCGACGAACCCACCGCCGGGGTCGACGTCGATCTGCGCCGGGAGATGTGGGAGATGGTCCGCGGGCTGCGCGAGCGCGGCGTGACCATCATCCTGACCACCCACTACATCGAAGAGGCCGAGGAAATGGCCGACCGGATAGGCGTGATCACTCACGGCGAGTTGGTGCTGGTGGAGGACAAGGCCGTCCTGATGCGCAAGCTCGGCAAGAAGCAGCTGACCCTGCAGCTGCAGGCGCCGCTGGAAGCGATCCCGGCGGGCCTCGAGGCCTACAACCTGGCGCTGGCCGGCGACGGCCACGAGTTGGTCTACACCTTCGACACCGCCGCCGAGGAGACGGGCATCGCCGGCCTCCTGCGCCGGCTGCACGACGCGGGCCTCGACTTCAAAGACCTGAAGACTGACCAGTCCTCGCTGGAGGAGATATTTGTCAACCTCGTGCGGGGCGCCCGATGA